One stretch of Amycolatopsis tolypomycina DNA includes these proteins:
- a CDS encoding NAD(P)/FAD-dependent oxidoreductase yields MFEVLVVGGGPAGLNAAQTLGRQRRRTLLVDSGRPRNAPASEMHMFLSRDGFSPAALRRIGRAELAEYATVEVRDGLITALSGTIDDFTAEFADGTTARARRVILATGQVDALPEIDGVTELFGRGLYHCPFCHGFEAADRPLAVLGGDFSQAMLALYLADRFAKDLVLCANGPLQVSPELEEAVRRAGIPVREEPVTRLAGDDGDVTVHFAAGEPLWRSAVFHRPAQRQHTDLAAGLGCELLPDGCVRVDPAQRTTVPGVYAAGDTARQADLPGPTPFVITGAADGAKAAIWLEQELFRAGVDVPIPG; encoded by the coding sequence ATGTTCGAGGTCCTGGTCGTCGGCGGCGGTCCCGCCGGCCTCAACGCGGCGCAGACGCTGGGCCGCCAGCGGCGCCGGACGCTGCTGGTCGACAGCGGACGGCCGCGCAACGCCCCCGCGTCCGAAATGCACATGTTCCTGTCCCGTGACGGCTTTTCGCCCGCGGCCCTGCGCCGGATCGGCCGTGCCGAGCTCGCCGAGTACGCGACCGTGGAGGTCCGCGACGGGCTGATCACGGCGCTGAGCGGCACGATCGACGACTTCACGGCGGAGTTCGCCGACGGCACCACCGCGCGGGCGCGCCGGGTGATCCTGGCGACCGGGCAGGTGGACGCGCTGCCGGAGATCGACGGCGTCACCGAGCTGTTCGGCCGGGGGCTCTACCACTGCCCGTTCTGCCACGGTTTCGAGGCCGCGGACCGGCCACTGGCCGTGCTGGGCGGGGACTTCTCGCAGGCGATGCTGGCGCTCTACCTCGCGGACCGGTTCGCCAAGGACCTCGTCCTGTGCGCGAACGGGCCGCTGCAGGTGAGCCCGGAGCTCGAGGAGGCGGTGCGGCGCGCGGGAATCCCGGTGCGGGAGGAGCCGGTCACCCGGCTGGCGGGCGACGACGGCGACGTCACGGTCCACTTCGCCGCGGGCGAGCCGCTGTGGCGCTCGGCGGTGTTCCACCGGCCCGCCCAGCGGCAGCACACGGACCTGGCCGCCGGGCTGGGCTGCGAGCTGCTGCCGGACGGCTGCGTGCGGGTCGACCCGGCGCAGCGGACGACGGTCCCGGGCGTGTACGCGGCCGGCGACACGGCGCGCCAGGCCGACCTGCCGGGCCCGACGCCGTTCGTGATCACCGGGGCCGCGGACGGTGCGAAGGCGGCGATCTGGCTGGAGCAGGAGCTCTTCCGGGCCGGCGTGGACGTGCCGATCCCGGGCTGA
- a CDS encoding ABC transporter ATP-binding protein: MIRRLIALLGPERSRPLKRAAALLAVAAALQGAVFAFLLPILRAPEDAGPWLTAVVVATAVCGLAYHRGVVTAREAGYTLSAHLHRRIGDHVVTLPLGWFTPARSGALGRLATQHVMSVMGVPAHLLDPLVGAVVTPAAAVVALCAVDWRMGLAALAAAPLAVAACRWSGRLVRRTDEAADAAAGEAAARVVEFARNQPLLRAFGLGGPGLRLLDDALVAHRNAARRMLTTALPGLAVFVVTVQAAFTALVLVAVFAALGGQVDIPTTVAALVLAVRFTEPMLVAAELGAAVRLAGGALDRIERVLAEPRLPEPEVSQAFGTPSIEFEAVRFGYAGTPVLEDVSFTVTAGTMTALVGTSGAGKSTILRLVPRFFDVDGGAVRVGGADVRDLRGADLLRRISLVSQDTYLFAGTVADNIRFGRPDATDEEVRSAADRAGLGELIARTCVGEGGTRLSGGERQRVSIARALLKDAPIVLLDEPTAALDAAAERAVTRALDELRGERTLLVVTHRPATARAADRILVLDGGRITESGEHDELLRLGGRYAAFHARRENARGWRIPAGRNTEGD; the protein is encoded by the coding sequence ATGATCCGCAGGCTGATCGCCCTCCTCGGCCCGGAGCGCTCGCGGCCGCTCAAGCGTGCCGCGGCCCTGCTGGCCGTCGCCGCCGCCCTCCAGGGTGCCGTGTTCGCGTTCCTGCTGCCGATCCTGCGCGCGCCGGAGGACGCGGGGCCGTGGCTGACGGCCGTGGTCGTGGCGACCGCGGTGTGCGGCCTCGCCTACCACCGCGGCGTCGTCACCGCCCGGGAGGCGGGGTACACGCTCTCGGCCCACCTGCACCGCCGGATCGGCGACCACGTCGTCACGCTGCCGCTCGGCTGGTTCACCCCGGCCCGGTCCGGCGCGCTGGGGCGCCTGGCGACGCAGCACGTCATGAGCGTCATGGGAGTGCCCGCGCACCTGCTCGACCCGCTGGTCGGCGCGGTGGTGACGCCCGCGGCCGCGGTGGTCGCGCTGTGCGCCGTCGACTGGCGGATGGGGCTCGCCGCGCTGGCCGCGGCACCGCTCGCCGTGGCGGCCTGCCGGTGGTCGGGACGGCTGGTGCGCCGCACCGACGAAGCCGCCGACGCCGCCGCGGGCGAGGCCGCGGCCCGGGTCGTCGAGTTCGCGCGCAACCAGCCGCTGCTGCGGGCGTTCGGCCTCGGCGGGCCCGGGCTGCGCCTGCTCGACGACGCCCTCGTCGCGCACCGCAACGCGGCCCGCCGGATGCTGACGACGGCGCTGCCGGGGCTGGCCGTGTTCGTGGTGACGGTGCAGGCCGCCTTCACCGCGCTCGTGCTCGTGGCGGTGTTCGCCGCGCTGGGCGGGCAAGTCGACATACCGACCACGGTGGCCGCGCTCGTCCTGGCCGTCCGGTTCACCGAGCCGATGCTCGTGGCCGCCGAGCTCGGCGCGGCGGTCCGGCTGGCCGGCGGCGCGCTGGACCGCATCGAGCGGGTGCTGGCCGAACCGCGGCTGCCGGAACCCGAGGTGTCCCAGGCGTTCGGGACGCCGTCGATCGAATTCGAGGCCGTGCGGTTCGGCTACGCCGGGACGCCGGTGCTGGAGGACGTCAGCTTCACGGTGACGGCGGGCACGATGACGGCGCTGGTCGGCACGTCGGGGGCGGGCAAGAGCACGATCCTGCGGCTGGTGCCGCGGTTCTTCGACGTCGACGGCGGCGCGGTCCGGGTCGGCGGGGCCGACGTCCGCGACTTGCGCGGCGCGGACCTGCTCCGGCGGATTTCCCTGGTCTCCCAGGACACCTACCTCTTCGCCGGGACGGTGGCCGACAACATCCGGTTCGGCAGGCCGGACGCCACCGACGAGGAAGTGCGTTCGGCCGCCGACCGCGCGGGCCTCGGCGAGCTGATCGCGCGGACGTGCGTCGGCGAGGGCGGCACGCGGCTGTCCGGCGGGGAACGGCAACGGGTCTCGATCGCCCGCGCCCTGCTGAAGGACGCGCCGATCGTCCTGCTCGACGAGCCGACCGCGGCACTGGACGCCGCCGCCGAGCGCGCCGTCACCCGGGCCCTCGACGAGCTGCGCGGCGAGCGCACGCTGCTGGTCGTCACGCACCGGCCGGCCACCGCCCGCGCCGCCGACCGGATCCTGGTGCTCGACGGCGGCCGGATCACCGAGTCCGGCGAGCACGACGAGCTGCTGCGGCTCGGCGGCCGCTACGCCGCTTTCCACGCCCGGCGCGAGAACGCCCGCGGCTGGCGGATCCCCGCCGGCCGGAACACCGAAGGAGACTGA
- a CDS encoding ABC transporter ATP-binding protein yields the protein MTPLRALLAPVRVRLLAGLGCQAGAAIAGTAPFVAVAELCRRLLDGTPMSALWPLVAVALVALPLRAALLVAASTLTHFADNDLQLSLRRRLARHLTRLPLGWFAAHDSGRVKRAVSDDVGALHHLVAHALLDLTTAVVAPLATAAYLATLDPVLSLVTVVPLGVGLALHRRAMRDVHARMREYQAATAALGSAVVEFFDGIAEVKAFGQAGRAHRRFTEAAERYGAFVAGWARSVTPAMAWSQFALSPVAVLGVLLLAGVLLSPAATIPFVIVGAGLSAPLLAVGYSIQDTRAGQAAAGDIAELLATPELPDSGEATVDGARLEFASVRFSYDGETEVLHGIDLTLEPGTVTALVGPSGSGKSTIAALAARFHDVTGGAVRLGGTDLRDLPVAQLYRHVGFVLQDVRVLRTSVADNLRLGRPGAPLADVHAAARAARIHERFLALPRGYDTVLGEEATLSTGEAQRLSIARALLADTPVLILDEATASVDPESEAAIQEALSALVAGRTTLVIAHRLATVTEVDRIVVLDRGRITECGTHGELVAAGGGYARMWACAA from the coding sequence GTGACACCTCTGCGCGCCCTGCTCGCTCCGGTCCGTGTCCGGCTCCTCGCCGGCCTCGGCTGCCAGGCCGGCGCCGCGATCGCCGGGACGGCCCCGTTCGTCGCCGTCGCCGAGCTGTGCCGCCGGCTGCTCGACGGCACCCCGATGAGCGCGTTGTGGCCGCTGGTCGCCGTCGCGCTCGTGGCCCTGCCCCTCCGCGCCGCACTGCTGGTGGCGGCCTCGACGCTGACCCACTTCGCCGACAACGACCTGCAGCTGTCGCTGCGGCGGCGGCTGGCCCGGCACCTGACCCGGCTGCCGCTGGGCTGGTTCGCCGCGCACGACTCCGGCCGCGTCAAGCGCGCCGTCTCCGACGACGTCGGCGCGCTGCACCACCTGGTCGCGCACGCCCTGCTCGACCTGACCACGGCGGTGGTCGCGCCGCTGGCCACCGCGGCCTACCTGGCCACGCTCGACCCGGTGCTCTCGCTCGTCACCGTCGTGCCGCTCGGCGTGGGCCTGGCCCTGCACCGCAGGGCGATGCGGGACGTCCACGCCCGGATGCGGGAGTACCAGGCAGCCACGGCCGCACTCGGTTCGGCCGTCGTCGAGTTCTTCGACGGCATCGCCGAGGTGAAGGCTTTCGGCCAGGCCGGCCGCGCGCACCGGCGGTTCACCGAGGCGGCCGAACGCTACGGCGCGTTCGTCGCCGGCTGGGCCCGCTCGGTGACGCCCGCCATGGCCTGGAGCCAGTTCGCGCTGTCCCCGGTGGCCGTCCTGGGCGTCCTGCTGCTGGCCGGGGTGCTGCTCTCCCCCGCCGCCACGATCCCGTTCGTCATCGTCGGCGCCGGGTTGTCCGCGCCGCTGCTCGCGGTGGGCTACAGCATCCAGGACACCCGCGCGGGGCAGGCCGCCGCCGGGGACATCGCCGAACTCCTCGCCACCCCGGAACTGCCCGATTCCGGCGAAGCCACCGTCGACGGCGCCCGGCTGGAATTCGCGTCGGTGCGCTTCTCCTACGACGGCGAAACCGAGGTGCTTCACGGCATCGACCTGACACTGGAACCCGGCACGGTGACCGCGCTCGTCGGTCCGTCCGGGTCCGGCAAGTCCACGATCGCCGCCCTCGCCGCGCGCTTCCACGACGTCACCGGCGGCGCGGTCCGGCTGGGCGGCACCGACCTGCGCGACCTGCCGGTGGCACAGCTCTACCGGCACGTCGGCTTCGTGCTGCAGGACGTGCGGGTGCTGCGGACCAGCGTGGCCGACAACCTCCGGCTCGGCCGTCCCGGCGCGCCGCTGGCCGACGTCCACGCCGCCGCCCGCGCGGCCCGGATCCACGAACGGTTCCTCGCGCTCCCCCGCGGCTACGACACGGTGCTCGGCGAGGAAGCCACGCTCTCGACCGGTGAAGCGCAGCGGCTGTCGATCGCGCGGGCGCTGCTCGCCGACACGCCGGTCCTGATCCTCGACGAGGCGACGGCGTCGGTCGACCCGGAGTCCGAAGCCGCGATCCAGGAGGCGTTGTCCGCGCTCGTCGCGGGCCGGACGACGCTCGTGATCGCGCACCGCCTCGCCACGGTGACCGAGGTCGACCGGATCGTGGTACTGGACCGGGGCCGGATCACCGAGTGCGGCACGCACGGCGAGCTCGTCGCGGCCGGCGGCGGGTACGCCCGGATGTGGGCGTGCGCGGCATGA
- a CDS encoding non-ribosomal peptide synthetase: MSFEERSFEEPGKHDPTAGAAWLRECVADLIGVAPGEVDLSLRFAELGVESLGALKLRRSLTEKCGTEVPLTAFLGENPAIRVLDFLDAPDVAALPEAAPVVAVRPGEPVALTPVQGAYWAGRGDDFALGGVATFWYHEYDRPSADIDVLESAFARLVAHHPMLRTTIGRDGFQRENAEVPPFRIECTDLRGMRTEEAEGALAELRERLSHQVRAPHEWPLFDVRAALLPGGGARVFVGFDVLILDFASWRLLMTQWGRLVADPDHALPASPVAFLDIVRHRETDPAHQARRDRDRAWWAGRALPSGPRLPVADGVEPRFRRRQCRLDAERWAKLRERAAARGLSPTAVLLSAFGLVLHRWGATEPFALNATLYDRPEDARDLVGDFTTTALVALPAPASFVDYARQANETLWEAIDHRSYTGVEVRRERGHAYPVVFTSGIGIGDGTAPAGWLGEEVFGVSQTPQVLLDHLVWEEDGAVRLVWDAVEAAFPDGYLDGLADAEHTLLTRLAEEDAAWTAADLGWDPTFAAREPLAATPFGDCGPLLDAPLRRAADRTPDAPAVLAGGTALSHGDLAARASALAGALAAAGVAAGDLVLVALPKSAEQIVAVLAVLRCGAGYVPVDPAWPAARIAAVCERAGIAHAVAAPDVPLPAAVTTVDGAAPGVSAAARPDDLAYVIFTSGSTGVPKGVAIEHRQARTTIDDITDRFGITAADRVLALSALSFDLSVYDIFGVLGAGGAMVLPDHARQRDPQHWCELIAAHGVTVWNTAPALLEMVVEYAESDPAADLRSLRLVMLSGDWIPVSLPDRLRALVPGARVMSLGGATEASIWSITYPIGEVDPAWPSIPYGRPLRDQGFYILDDGRPCPVGEPGELYIAGAGVARGYIGDPAQTAERFATHPALGERLYRTGDLGRWRPDGTIQFLGRTDRQVKIRGHRIELGEIESALDRLPSVRQAVAGSVPGPDGRPRLVGYVVPAEECTERELAARLGEVVPEYMVPMRFVLLEEMPVTDNGKVDHKALPNPFRRAPAVGAASAAAGLGQGAAGGFAGAAGSAGSLEPGRLAAAEPPAALGDAAAPTGGLVIPAPAATPAPAGSLADLLRAILGDVDFTLDLIAAGASSLDVVRLANAIEDRTGVRPSFTELVAHPSLEHLLRTHAAPQEPPAAGLPDPGGLVLAMRLERPEDRPLADALLDAGRWLRDLHDWAGHTGYRVEEAVPGGRDLVEVRLRTGDSADPFPLTEMQLAYLVGRVDTWLGDAVAPHYYTEVDVLDLDPARLATALRTVVARHPMLRATITPDTLQTVSATPPPCEVEVFDLRGRPDEARRIRDERSHRVLDPATGPMLHLAASRLDDRTWRVHFGLDLLFCDAQSAVVLAGELVAAYHDPARLPAPPRVTFGQWVTGRPAVPDRSRAYWRRAAAAMADGPALPVRAPGAGKVRFTRRHAEIPADRWTALCANARRHGVTPTGLVLAALADTLRAGGGGDRFTLVVTSFDRPAGHEGVIGDYTSTVLLDVERVAGSHADRARAVQRRLLADLEHAQVHGNEVLRELTARHGRQVLLPVVFSSGLGSTRTADGAPADASRLLSRFGRTEYAISQTPHVVLDCQVFEAGGALRINWDAVDAAFPDGYLDALFAAFVAAAEATAWDEPDPSGLAALGLAREPVVADRGLPRPRTGSADPAVEQRIARVLGGLLGVPPGELDPLRTFFELGATSLTLVRAHRELSAALDRPITVLDLFARPSIRELAAHLAPGPAEPEDDDVLASARSRGRARRVARR, translated from the coding sequence GTGTCTTTTGAGGAGCGGTCTTTTGAGGAGCCCGGGAAACACGATCCCACGGCCGGGGCCGCGTGGTTGCGTGAATGTGTTGCCGACCTCATCGGAGTGGCTCCCGGGGAAGTCGACCTCTCGCTGAGGTTCGCCGAACTCGGCGTGGAATCCCTCGGAGCGCTGAAACTGCGCCGTTCGTTGACGGAAAAATGCGGAACCGAGGTGCCGCTGACCGCGTTCCTCGGAGAAAACCCCGCGATTCGCGTGCTCGACTTCCTCGACGCGCCCGACGTCGCGGCGCTGCCGGAGGCCGCGCCCGTGGTCGCGGTGCGACCGGGTGAACCCGTTGCCCTGACGCCGGTCCAAGGCGCGTACTGGGCCGGGCGCGGGGACGACTTCGCCCTGGGCGGCGTCGCCACGTTCTGGTACCACGAATACGACCGGCCGTCGGCGGACATCGACGTGCTGGAATCCGCGTTCGCCCGCCTGGTCGCCCACCACCCGATGCTGCGGACGACGATCGGCCGCGACGGTTTCCAGCGCGAAAACGCCGAAGTGCCGCCGTTCCGCATCGAATGCACGGATTTGCGCGGAATGCGCACCGAAGAAGCCGAAGGGGCGCTGGCGGAACTGCGCGAGCGGCTGTCCCACCAGGTGCGCGCGCCGCACGAATGGCCGCTGTTCGACGTCCGGGCCGCGCTCCTGCCCGGCGGCGGCGCGCGCGTGTTCGTCGGCTTCGACGTGCTGATCCTCGACTTCGCCAGCTGGCGGCTGCTGATGACGCAGTGGGGGCGGCTGGTCGCCGACCCGGACCACGCGCTCCCGGCGTCGCCGGTGGCGTTCCTCGACATCGTCCGCCACCGCGAAACCGACCCCGCCCACCAAGCGCGCCGCGACCGCGACCGCGCCTGGTGGGCAGGCCGCGCGCTGCCCTCCGGGCCGCGGCTGCCGGTGGCCGACGGCGTCGAGCCGCGGTTCCGCCGCCGTCAGTGCCGCCTCGACGCCGAGCGCTGGGCGAAGCTGCGCGAGCGGGCCGCCGCGCGCGGCCTGAGCCCGACGGCGGTGCTCCTTTCCGCGTTCGGGCTGGTGCTGCACCGGTGGGGCGCGACCGAGCCCTTCGCGCTCAACGCGACCCTGTACGACCGCCCCGAGGACGCGCGTGACCTGGTCGGCGACTTCACCACGACCGCACTGGTCGCGCTGCCCGCCCCGGCGTCCTTTGTGGACTACGCGCGGCAGGCCAACGAAACGCTGTGGGAGGCGATCGACCACCGCTCGTACACCGGCGTCGAGGTGCGCCGCGAGCGTGGCCACGCCTACCCGGTCGTGTTCACCTCCGGGATCGGCATCGGCGACGGCACCGCGCCGGCCGGCTGGCTCGGCGAGGAGGTGTTCGGCGTTTCGCAGACGCCGCAGGTGCTGCTCGACCACCTCGTCTGGGAGGAGGACGGCGCGGTCCGGCTCGTCTGGGACGCCGTCGAGGCCGCGTTTCCCGACGGCTACCTCGACGGACTGGCCGACGCCGAGCACACGCTGCTGACCCGGCTCGCCGAGGAGGACGCGGCCTGGACCGCCGCCGACCTGGGCTGGGACCCGACGTTCGCGGCCCGCGAGCCCCTCGCCGCCACGCCGTTCGGGGACTGCGGACCGCTGCTGGACGCGCCGCTGCGCCGCGCCGCGGACCGGACCCCGGACGCGCCGGCGGTGCTCGCGGGCGGGACGGCGCTGTCGCACGGCGACCTGGCGGCCCGGGCGTCGGCACTGGCCGGGGCCTTGGCGGCGGCCGGGGTGGCGGCGGGCGACCTCGTGCTGGTCGCGCTGCCGAAGTCGGCGGAGCAGATCGTCGCGGTGCTGGCCGTGCTGCGGTGCGGCGCCGGGTACGTCCCGGTCGACCCGGCGTGGCCCGCGGCCCGGATCGCCGCGGTCTGCGAGCGGGCCGGGATCGCCCACGCCGTCGCCGCGCCGGACGTCCCGCTGCCCGCGGCGGTGACCACTGTGGACGGTGCTGCCCCCGGTGTTTCGGCGGCCGCTCGGCCGGACGACCTGGCGTACGTCATCTTCACCTCGGGTTCGACGGGCGTGCCCAAGGGCGTGGCGATCGAACACCGGCAGGCGCGGACCACGATCGACGACATCACCGACCGGTTCGGGATCACCGCGGCGGACCGCGTGCTGGCGCTGTCGGCGTTGAGCTTCGACCTGTCGGTGTACGACATCTTCGGCGTCCTCGGCGCGGGCGGTGCGATGGTGCTGCCCGACCACGCGCGGCAGCGCGACCCGCAGCACTGGTGCGAGCTGATCGCCGCGCACGGCGTGACGGTGTGGAACACGGCACCGGCGTTGCTGGAGATGGTCGTCGAGTACGCGGAGTCCGACCCGGCGGCGGATCTCCGGTCACTGCGGCTGGTGATGCTGTCGGGCGACTGGATCCCGGTGAGCCTGCCGGACCGGCTGCGCGCGCTGGTGCCGGGCGCGCGGGTGATGAGTCTCGGCGGGGCGACGGAGGCGTCGATCTGGTCGATCACGTACCCGATCGGCGAGGTCGACCCGGCGTGGCCGAGCATCCCGTACGGCCGCCCGCTGCGTGACCAGGGCTTCTACATTCTGGACGACGGCCGGCCGTGTCCGGTCGGGGAGCCGGGGGAGCTGTACATCGCGGGGGCCGGGGTGGCGCGGGGGTACATCGGCGACCCGGCGCAGACGGCCGAGCGGTTCGCGACGCACCCGGCGCTGGGCGAGCGGCTGTACCGGACGGGTGACCTCGGCCGCTGGCGCCCGGACGGGACGATCCAGTTCCTCGGCCGCACGGACCGCCAGGTGAAGATCCGCGGCCACCGCATCGAGCTGGGCGAGATCGAGTCGGCCCTGGACCGGCTGCCGTCGGTCCGCCAGGCGGTGGCGGGATCGGTCCCGGGCCCGGACGGCCGGCCGCGGCTGGTGGGGTATGTGGTGCCGGCGGAGGAGTGCACGGAGCGCGAGCTGGCGGCGCGGCTGGGCGAGGTGGTCCCGGAGTACATGGTCCCGATGCGGTTCGTGCTGCTCGAGGAGATGCCGGTGACGGACAACGGGAAGGTGGATCACAAGGCACTGCCGAACCCGTTCCGCCGCGCACCGGCGGTGGGTGCCGCTTCTGCCGCGGCGGGACTTGGGCAGGGTGCCGCGGGCGGGTTCGCGGGTGCTGCGGGTTCGGCGGGATCGCTGGAGCCGGGCCGGCTCGCAGCGGCCGAGCCCCCGGCCGCGCTCGGCGATGCCGCCGCCCCGACCGGCGGCTTGGTGATTCCCGCGCCCGCGGCCACCCCGGCACCCGCCGGTTCGCTTGCCGATCTCCTCCGGGCCATCCTCGGCGATGTCGACTTCACCCTCGACCTCATCGCCGCCGGGGCCAGCTCGCTCGATGTCGTGCGGCTGGCCAATGCCATCGAAGACCGCACCGGCGTCCGGCCCTCCTTCACCGAACTCGTCGCCCATCCCTCCCTCGAGCACCTCCTCCGCACCCACGCCGCCCCGCAAGAGCCCCCGGCCGCCGGCCTGCCCGATCCCGGCGGGCTCGTCCTGGCCATGCGGCTCGAACGGCCCGAAGACCGCCCGCTCGCCGACGCGCTGCTCGACGCCGGGCGGTGGCTGCGTGACCTGCACGACTGGGCCGGGCACACCGGCTACCGGGTCGAAGAAGCCGTCCCCGGCGGACGCGACCTCGTCGAGGTGCGGTTGCGCACCGGTGACTCCGCCGATCCGTTCCCGCTCACCGAAATGCAGCTCGCCTACCTCGTCGGCCGGGTCGACACCTGGCTCGGGGATGCCGTCGCCCCGCACTACTACACCGAAGTCGACGTCCTCGACCTGGATCCGGCGCGGCTCGCAACAGCCCTGCGGACCGTCGTCGCGCGGCACCCCATGCTGCGCGCGACGATCACGCCGGACACCCTCCAGACCGTCTCCGCCACCCCGCCGCCGTGCGAGGTCGAGGTGTTCGACCTGCGGGGCCGGCCGGACGAGGCCCGGCGGATCCGGGACGAACGCTCGCACCGGGTGCTCGATCCCGCGACCGGCCCGATGCTGCACCTGGCCGCGAGCCGGCTCGACGACCGGACCTGGCGGGTCCACTTCGGACTCGACCTGCTGTTCTGCGACGCGCAGAGCGCCGTCGTCCTCGCCGGTGAGCTCGTCGCCGCCTACCACGACCCGGCCCGGCTGCCCGCGCCGCCGCGCGTCACCTTCGGCCAGTGGGTCACCGGGCGCCCGGCCGTCCCGGACCGGTCGCGCGCATACTGGCGGCGCGCCGCGGCCGCGATGGCCGACGGGCCTGCCCTGCCCGTCCGGGCGCCGGGTGCGGGGAAGGTCCGCTTCACCCGGCGGCACGCGGAGATCCCGGCCGATCGCTGGACAGCTTTGTGCGCCAACGCCCGCCGCCACGGCGTCACCCCGACCGGGCTCGTGCTCGCGGCGCTCGCCGACACCCTGCGGGCCGGCGGCGGCGGGGACCGGTTCACCCTCGTCGTCACGTCGTTCGACCGGCCCGCCGGGCACGAAGGCGTGATCGGCGACTACACCTCGACCGTGCTGCTGGACGTCGAGCGCGTCGCGGGCAGCCACGCCGACCGGGCCCGTGCCGTGCAGCGGCGGCTGCTCGCCGACCTCGAACACGCCCAGGTGCACGGCAACGAGGTACTGCGCGAGCTCACGGCCCGGCACGGCCGCCAGGTGCTGCTGCCCGTCGTGTTCTCCAGCGGCCTCGGCAGCACGCGCACCGCGGACGGCGCGCCCGCCGACGCGTCGCGGCTGCTGTCCCGCTTCGGCCGCACGGAATACGCGATCAGCCAGACCCCGCACGTCGTGCTGGACTGCCAGGTGTTCGAGGCCGGGGGCGCACTGCGGATCAACTGGGACGCCGTCGACGCCGCCTTCCCGGACGGCTACCTCGACGCCCTGTTCGCCGCGTTCGTCGCGGCGGCCGAGGCGACGGCGTGGGACGAGCCCGATCCGAGCGGGCTGGCCGCGCTCGGCCTGGCGCGCGAGCCGGTTGTGGCGGACCGCGGGCTCCCGCGGCCGCGGACCGGCAGCGCCGACCCGGCGGTGGAGCAGCGGATCGCGCGGGTGCTCGGCGGCCTGCTCGGCGTCCCGCCAGGCGAACTGGACCCGCTGCGGACGTTCTTCGAGCTGGGGGCGACGTCGCTGACACTGGTGCGCGCCCACCGCGAGCTGTCCGCCGCGCTGGACCGGCCGATCACCGTGCTGGACCTGTTCGCCCGGCCGAGCATCCGCGAGCTCGCCGCCCACCTCGCGCCGGGACCCGCGGAGCCCGAGGACGACGACGTGCTCGCGTCGGCGCGGTCCCGGGGCCGGGCGCGGCGGGTGGCGCGCCGCTGA
- the sbnA gene encoding 2,3-diaminopropionate biosynthesis protein SbnA — translation MTVIIGSPHEFNSDDLYVDLRASAGVPLFLKCEGFNFARSIKLKAATEMVEGAERRGVLRPGMTIVESSSGNLGVALSMLAASRGYRFVCVTDRHCTPSSRRMMQALGAQVHVVTEPKADGGFLAARIEHVRALCAAEPGTVWLNQYSSPDNWGAHYRRTGPELLAAFPGLEILFVGAGTTGTLMGCARYLRDRRHPAVVVAVDVVGSVTFGGPPGVRKIPGLGTGIRPAQLDESYVDDVVVVEERETVATCRELAGHGFVFGGSTGTVVSGARRWLARHRPGADVVAVAIAPDLGDGYLDSVYNDDWAL, via the coding sequence GTGACCGTCATCATCGGTTCCCCCCACGAGTTCAACAGCGACGACCTCTACGTCGACCTGCGTGCGAGCGCGGGTGTCCCGCTGTTCCTCAAGTGCGAAGGGTTCAACTTCGCGCGCTCGATCAAGCTGAAGGCGGCGACCGAAATGGTCGAGGGCGCCGAACGTCGTGGCGTGCTGCGGCCGGGGATGACGATCGTGGAGTCCTCGTCGGGCAACCTCGGCGTGGCGCTGAGCATGCTCGCGGCCAGCCGCGGCTACCGGTTCGTGTGCGTCACCGACAGGCACTGCACGCCGTCCAGCCGCCGCATGATGCAGGCGCTGGGCGCGCAGGTGCACGTGGTGACCGAACCCAAGGCGGACGGCGGTTTCCTCGCCGCGCGCATCGAGCACGTCCGCGCGTTGTGCGCGGCCGAGCCCGGCACGGTGTGGCTCAACCAGTACAGCAGCCCGGACAACTGGGGCGCGCACTACCGCCGGACCGGCCCGGAGCTCCTGGCCGCCTTCCCCGGCCTCGAAATCCTCTTCGTGGGCGCCGGGACCACCGGCACCCTGATGGGCTGCGCGCGCTACCTCCGCGACCGGCGGCACCCCGCCGTGGTGGTCGCGGTCGACGTCGTGGGGTCGGTGACGTTCGGCGGGCCGCCCGGGGTGCGCAAGATCCCCGGCCTGGGCACCGGGATCCGGCCCGCGCAGCTGGACGAGTCCTATGTGGACGACGTGGTCGTCGTCGAGGAGCGCGAGACCGTCGCGACGTGCCGCGAGCTCGCCGGGCACGGGTTCGTCTTCGGCGGCTCGACCGGGACGGTCGTCAGCGGCGCCCGCCGGTGGCTGGCCCGGCACCGGCCGGGGGCCGACGTGGTCGCCGTGGCGATCGCGCCGGACCTCGGGGACGGCTACCTGGACTCGGTCTACAACGACGACTGGGCGCTCTGA